In a single window of the Hugenholtzia roseola DSM 9546 genome:
- a CDS encoding tetratricopeptide repeat protein — protein MRVFGLFQHLLLPIFGFLVLLFPFGKVQAQQGEIDSLETILKETQNDSLQVEILNQLAWKNRNNRPFQSLAAAQEALEIATRIAFTKGQTTALSFMGVAYRNLGKFDQALAAYIEAFNIAQKTGDAERMGYSYINIANVYYLRRDFSLALKQLEKALPIAQALENENMEGYVYTNQARAYADSGQFSEAISAHEKALALRQKQGDTYGVLVTVNEIGRVYSAMGNLDKALEKHLYSLDLALQTEQLLDLARARTDAAKIYYRKQNLDKATKQAEAALLLAQKLNIYLEATDAAQILYQIEKEKQNFSQSLYYHELYTRYRDSVANQTKDQLVSELQVRFEADQKERENQVLKQEQLLNQATIAKQNLVMIGGILILAIFSTLLAVIFWASRKRKKANLLLARQNEQIEQQRLILVEKNEELNLQTENLRTAYREISNINEALHLSHQIIATKNENIIASINYAQRIQLAVLPLPLLLNQYLAQNFIFFQPRDIVSGDFYWFEEKDNRLYLAVADCTGHGVPGAMLSMLGVLGLNTILGQNPYIEPAHFLEKLHYFIYQSLQQSQNHSLDGMEIGLICIDKKAATLTFAGAKSSIFYLQNGNAQKIKGDKFSIGGQLHKNQVPHFTQHALDFSKESLQFYLYSDGFQDQFGGSEGRKLRSRPFENLLESLSDLPLKEQGRKLEQFLVQWIKEGDNTQTDDILVLGAKCSEADFEKISALS, from the coding sequence ATGAGGGTTTTTGGATTGTTTCAGCATTTGCTACTGCCTATTTTTGGGTTCTTGGTTTTGCTTTTTCCTTTTGGAAAAGTGCAGGCACAGCAAGGCGAAATAGATAGCTTAGAAACTATTTTAAAAGAAACACAAAATGATAGTTTGCAAGTGGAAATATTGAACCAGTTGGCGTGGAAAAATCGGAACAATCGCCCTTTTCAGTCCCTTGCCGCTGCACAAGAAGCCCTCGAAATTGCCACTCGTATCGCCTTTACCAAAGGGCAAACTACCGCCCTTAGTTTTATGGGGGTTGCTTATCGCAATTTGGGCAAATTCGACCAAGCCCTTGCCGCCTATATCGAGGCTTTTAATATTGCCCAAAAAACGGGAGATGCCGAGCGCATGGGTTATTCGTACATCAATATCGCCAATGTGTATTACCTGCGGCGCGATTTTAGCTTGGCTCTCAAACAGTTGGAAAAGGCTCTGCCTATTGCCCAAGCCCTCGAAAATGAAAACATGGAAGGCTACGTTTATACCAATCAGGCGCGTGCATACGCCGATAGTGGGCAGTTTTCAGAAGCCATCTCTGCCCATGAAAAAGCCCTTGCCTTGCGCCAAAAACAGGGCGATACCTACGGGGTTTTGGTTACGGTAAATGAAATTGGGCGCGTTTATAGTGCTATGGGCAATTTGGACAAAGCCTTAGAAAAGCACCTATATTCCTTAGATTTAGCCCTTCAAACCGAACAACTCCTCGATTTGGCAAGGGCGCGAACCGACGCAGCCAAGATTTATTATCGCAAGCAAAACTTAGACAAAGCGACAAAACAAGCCGAAGCCGCCCTTCTCTTAGCACAAAAACTCAACATCTATTTAGAAGCCACTGATGCCGCCCAAATTTTGTATCAGATAGAAAAAGAAAAACAAAATTTTAGTCAATCTCTTTATTATCACGAACTTTATACGCGCTATCGCGATTCTGTGGCAAATCAGACCAAAGACCAACTTGTTTCCGAATTGCAGGTAAGATTTGAAGCAGACCAAAAAGAGCGCGAAAATCAGGTTTTAAAACAGGAACAACTACTCAATCAGGCTACTATCGCCAAACAAAATTTGGTCATGATAGGTGGAATTTTGATTTTAGCCATCTTCTCGACCCTGCTGGCGGTTATTTTTTGGGCTTCGCGCAAACGCAAAAAGGCAAACTTGCTTTTGGCAAGGCAAAATGAACAGATAGAACAGCAGCGGCTTATTTTGGTAGAAAAAAATGAGGAGCTAAATCTGCAAACAGAAAATCTGCGAACGGCTTATCGCGAAATTTCTAACATCAACGAAGCCCTGCACCTTTCCCACCAAATTATCGCGACCAAAAACGAAAATATTATCGCCAGCATCAACTACGCCCAACGGATTCAACTTGCCGTTTTGCCACTGCCTTTGCTACTTAATCAATATTTGGCACAAAATTTTATCTTTTTTCAGCCGCGCGACATCGTTTCAGGCGATTTTTATTGGTTTGAAGAAAAAGACAATCGCCTTTATTTGGCAGTAGCCGACTGCACAGGGCATGGCGTACCCGGTGCCATGCTTAGTATGTTGGGGGTTTTGGGTCTGAATACGATTTTAGGTCAGAATCCTTATATAGAGCCTGCTCATTTTTTAGAAAAATTACACTATTTTATTTATCAGAGTTTGCAGCAAAGTCAAAATCATAGCTTAGACGGCATGGAAATCGGACTCATTTGTATCGATAAAAAAGCTGCCACACTAACGTTTGCAGGGGCAAAATCCTCGATTTTCTACCTACAAAATGGTAACGCTCAAAAAATTAAAGGTGATAAATTTTCCATCGGCGGACAATTACACAAAAATCAAGTGCCGCATTTTACACAACATGCGCTCGATTTTAGCAAAGAAAGCCTACAATTCTATCTCTATTCAGACGGCTTCCAAGACCAATTTGGAGGCAGCGAAGGGCGCAAATTGCGGAGCCGTCCTTTCGAAAATCTCTTAGAAAGTCTTTCCGACTTGCCTCTAAAAGAACAAGGCAGAAAATTAGAACAGTTTTTGGTACAATGGATAAAAGAAGGCGACAACACCCAAACGGACGATATTTTGGTCTTGGGTGCAAAGTGCAGCGAGGCAGATTTTGAGAAAATTTCCGCCTTGTCCTAA
- a CDS encoding PD40 domain-containing protein, whose amino-acid sequence MKKTIIFVLFLYSCTASLLFGQEVVPAHQSLESFSFLRDFCVSASQDEIFFTIESPSQSLSRLVCLQKKEDKWSEPTLLPFSGKYQDLEPFLSYDEKRLYFSSNRPTQDSLESNFDIWYVERKDKNAAWSAPINMGAPINSAGNEFYPTLSENQNLYFTSADLAGFGKDDIYVCYWAKDHYLPPQVLDSTINSKGYEFNAFISKDEKYLIYTKYNAEDGLGSGDLYVAQKNQAGTWEKARNLGAKINSKQMDYCPFYDEKNKILYFTSRREVKPENILNWQSFQDWLEKGENGLSKLYKVSFDLSLFFEE is encoded by the coding sequence ATGAAAAAAACCATTATTTTTGTCTTATTTTTGTACTCCTGCACCGCTTCTTTGCTTTTCGGTCAGGAAGTAGTACCTGCTCACCAAAGCCTCGAATCTTTTTCCTTCTTGCGCGATTTTTGCGTATCGGCAAGTCAAGATGAGATTTTTTTTACGATAGAAAGCCCTTCCCAAAGCCTTTCGCGCCTTGTCTGCCTGCAAAAGAAAGAGGACAAATGGTCTGAACCTACTTTGCTTCCCTTTTCGGGAAAATATCAAGATTTAGAGCCTTTTTTATCTTATGATGAAAAAAGATTGTATTTTTCTTCTAATCGTCCTACTCAAGACTCCTTAGAATCTAATTTTGATATTTGGTATGTAGAAAGAAAAGATAAAAATGCGGCTTGGTCTGCCCCTATCAATATGGGTGCGCCCATCAATTCGGCAGGCAATGAATTTTATCCCACCCTTTCAGAAAACCAAAATTTGTACTTTACCTCTGCTGATTTGGCAGGTTTTGGAAAAGACGACATCTATGTTTGCTATTGGGCGAAAGACCACTACCTGCCGCCGCAGGTCTTAGATTCTACCATCAATAGCAAAGGTTATGAATTTAATGCTTTTATTTCAAAAGATGAAAAGTATTTAATTTATACCAAATACAATGCTGAAGACGGACTTGGCAGTGGCGATTTGTATGTGGCGCAAAAAAATCAGGCAGGAACTTGGGAAAAGGCGCGAAACTTAGGGGCGAAAATCAATAGCAAACAGATGGATTATTGTCCTTTTTATGACGAAAAAAATAAAATCTTGTATTTTACCAGTAGGCGAGAAGTCAAACCAGAAAACATTTTGAATTGGCAGAGTTTTCAAGATTGGTTAGAAAAGGGCGAAAATGGGTTGAGCAAACTCTACAAAGTCAGTTTTGACCTTTCGCTGTTTTTTGAGGAGTAG
- a CDS encoding leucine-rich repeat domain-containing protein: MSNQKAVEILREKIATLQEAWAISADAAQKFAYQKQIEQAQAELANLVAKSNAQTEAISPTQNKKPSFFKINKIYFFIALLPILLGGTFLFFKHFSLQKKEKTTATSSTAANTTTNTNPTKTTENALETISENVPEDVPENILEGTTENPPLPLSDADLAREPLFYRLPDKVEKQTRLYRLHLAAEDFAGLISKDKEKIAFFSEKIKNLKHLQSLSFAETLPLNNREWELFFESLSTLPFLASLDLSHQKLEKVPASLFLCQNLKTLNLSDNSLAYLPAEIGNLKKLQFLYLNQNQLTELPQSLATLPHLKTLSLLENAPLSGAAIQTLTKIAALKTLHFEIKNGQLLQFALLRLQNLPQLSQIEIDLTALDFKSFPPALQKLQNLTALHLRLTASSQTGDIFQKLATLPKLKRLHLRLQGSPYLSQEILKVKQIESLYLTHEQYLDPADLAEKVSQLPNLKHLILTQKKEISHFPAQWKRLAKIQVEQRKLVESSF, from the coding sequence ATGTCTAATCAGAAGGCGGTAGAAATTTTGCGCGAAAAAATCGCAACCCTGCAAGAGGCTTGGGCTATTAGTGCTGATGCGGCTCAAAAATTTGCCTATCAAAAACAAATAGAACAAGCCCAAGCCGAATTAGCCAATTTAGTTGCCAAATCAAACGCCCAAACCGAAGCCATTTCCCCAACTCAAAACAAGAAGCCTTCTTTTTTTAAAATTAACAAAATTTACTTCTTTATCGCACTGCTTCCCATTTTATTAGGCGGCACTTTTCTATTTTTTAAACATTTTTCGCTACAAAAAAAAGAGAAAACAACTGCCACTTCGAGTACCGCAGCTAATACCACCACTAACACAAATCCAACTAAGACGACAGAAAACGCCTTAGAAACTATATCAGAAAATGTACCAGAAGATGTACCAGAAAATATATTAGAAGGTACAACAGAAAATCCGCCTCTTCCCCTTTCTGATGCCGACTTAGCCCGTGAGCCTCTCTTTTATCGCCTTCCCGATAAGGTAGAAAAGCAAACACGCCTCTATCGCCTACACTTAGCAGCCGAAGATTTCGCGGGTCTGATTTCGAAAGATAAAGAAAAAATAGCTTTCTTTTCAGAAAAAATAAAAAACTTAAAACACCTGCAAAGTCTTTCCTTTGCCGAAACCCTACCCCTTAATAATCGCGAATGGGAATTATTTTTTGAATCACTTTCTACCCTACCTTTTTTAGCGTCCTTAGATTTAAGCCATCAAAAGTTAGAAAAAGTGCCAGCCTCTCTTTTTTTGTGTCAAAATTTGAAAACGCTAAACCTATCAGATAATTCACTTGCTTATCTGCCTGCCGAAATAGGAAATTTGAAAAAGCTACAATTTTTATATCTTAATCAAAATCAACTAACAGAATTGCCTCAAAGTTTGGCTACTCTGCCCCATTTGAAAACACTCTCGCTTTTGGAAAACGCGCCTCTTTCGGGTGCTGCCATTCAGACCTTGACAAAAATTGCTGCACTTAAAACCCTACATTTTGAAATAAAAAATGGACAACTTTTACAATTTGCGCTCCTGCGGCTTCAAAATCTACCCCAACTAAGCCAAATAGAAATAGATTTGACGGCACTCGATTTTAAAAGTTTCCCACCTGCCCTGCAAAAGTTACAAAACTTAACGGCTTTGCACCTTCGCCTAACAGCCAGCAGTCAGACGGGCGATATTTTTCAAAAATTAGCCACTTTGCCAAAACTAAAAAGGCTACATCTGCGCCTACAAGGTAGTCCTTATCTTTCACAAGAAATTTTGAAAGTAAAACAAATAGAATCTCTTTATCTGACTCATGAGCAATATTTAGACCCTGCCGACCTTGCCGAAAAAGTATCACAACTACCTAATTTAAAGCACCTTATCCTAACACAAAAGAAGGAAATAAGTCATTTCCCTGCCCAATGGAAAAGGCTCGCCAAAATACAGGTAGAACAAAGAAAGTTAGTCGAATCTTCTTTTTAA
- the thiL gene encoding thiamine-phosphate kinase: MSRTELNQLGEFGLIEHLKSTLPPAQVASTLLGIGDDAAVIALSDTESLLFAADMLIEGVHFDLAYTPLQHLGYKAVAVNVSDMAAMNGVAQQITVSLGVSNRFPLEAMEELYAGMAKACTFYGVDLVGGDTTTSPAGLVISISVIGRAAKNAISYRKNAKPNDILCLSGDLGAAYLGLQILVREKEVFQSTGQQPELEPYSYVVGRQLKPEARVDVVKELAQLGIIPTAMIDISDGLASEILHLCKASQVGMVLYEENLPLHENSLQTAEELNLSLTTCALHGGEDYELLFTISQKDYEKAQRLTGIYFIGFVTEAEWGANLHTRAGEKIALQAQGWTHF; this comes from the coding sequence ATGTCCCGAACCGAACTCAATCAATTAGGCGAATTTGGTCTGATAGAACACCTCAAAAGCACACTACCGCCTGCGCAGGTGGCTTCTACCCTCTTGGGAATTGGCGATGATGCGGCTGTCATTGCCCTTTCTGATACCGAATCGCTGCTTTTTGCCGCCGATATGCTCATCGAGGGGGTTCATTTCGATTTAGCCTACACGCCTTTGCAACATTTGGGCTACAAAGCCGTAGCGGTAAATGTGTCCGATATGGCAGCCATGAACGGCGTAGCACAACAAATAACGGTGAGTTTGGGCGTGAGCAACCGCTTTCCACTCGAAGCCATGGAGGAATTGTATGCAGGTATGGCAAAAGCCTGCACCTTTTATGGCGTAGATTTGGTCGGTGGCGATACCACGACTTCGCCCGCTGGTCTGGTCATTTCGATAAGCGTCATTGGGCGTGCTGCCAAAAATGCTATTTCATATAGAAAAAATGCCAAACCCAACGACATTTTGTGTCTGTCAGGCGATTTGGGAGCTGCCTATTTGGGCTTGCAAATTTTGGTGCGCGAAAAGGAAGTATTCCAAAGTACAGGACAACAGCCTGAATTAGAGCCATATAGCTATGTAGTAGGGCGACAGCTCAAACCCGAAGCGCGTGTAGATGTCGTCAAAGAGTTGGCGCAATTAGGCATCATCCCTACCGCCATGATTGACATTTCCGACGGATTAGCCTCCGAAATTTTGCACCTCTGCAAAGCCTCACAAGTGGGCATGGTCTTGTATGAAGAGAACCTCCCCCTTCACGAAAATAGCTTGCAGACGGCAGAAGAACTCAATCTAAGCCTGACCACCTGCGCCCTGCATGGGGGCGAAGACTACGAACTGCTCTTTACCATTTCACAAAAAGATTACGAAAAGGCGCAAAGGCTAACGGGCATCTATTTTATAGGATTTGTTACCGAAGCCGAATGGGGGGCAAATCTGCACACACGCGCAGGCGAAAAAATTGCGCTACAAGCACAAGGCTGGACACACTTTTAA
- the mraY gene encoding phospho-N-acetylmuramoyl-pentapeptide-transferase — protein MLYYFFKFLHENYDLPGSGLYQFITFRAIAAAILSLLIGTIFGKKVIRFLQKKQIGETVRDLGLQGENLKAGTPTMGGIIILLAILIPVLLFAKIENIYILLLLATSIWLGIIGFADDYIKVFLKDKKGLRGRAKVVGQIGLGLIIGLVMYWHKDVRIREFEYNAQAPFSYEALIHAPYKDIKSLKTTIPFFKENEFDYRYLVPDSLGETGDLILYLIVVTFIITAVSNGANITDGLDGLAAGTSAIIGVTLGVLAYVSGNVLIANYLNIMYLPNTGEILVFCMAFVGACIAFLWYNSFPAQVFMGDTGSLALGGIIATLAIVLRKELMIPMICGIFLVENLSVMLQVSYFKYTKKKYGEGRRIFLMSPLHHHYQKKGYHEAKIVARFWIVGIMLAILAIATLKIR, from the coding sequence ATGCTCTACTACTTTTTCAAATTTCTGCACGAAAATTACGACCTCCCCGGCTCGGGTTTGTATCAATTCATTACCTTTCGCGCCATTGCAGCAGCGATACTCTCTTTGCTTATCGGTACGATATTTGGAAAAAAAGTAATTCGCTTTTTACAAAAAAAACAAATCGGCGAAACCGTCCGCGACTTGGGTTTGCAGGGTGAAAATTTAAAAGCAGGAACGCCCACTATGGGCGGCATTATTATCCTGCTCGCTATCCTGATACCTGTCCTACTTTTTGCAAAAATAGAAAACATTTATATTCTACTTTTATTAGCTACTTCTATTTGGTTGGGCATCATTGGCTTTGCCGACGACTACATCAAGGTTTTTTTGAAAGATAAAAAAGGGCTACGCGGCAGAGCCAAAGTAGTTGGACAAATTGGCTTGGGGTTGATTATCGGCTTGGTCATGTATTGGCACAAGGACGTGAGAATCAGAGAGTTTGAGTACAATGCGCAAGCTCCCTTTTCGTATGAGGCACTCATTCATGCACCCTACAAAGACATTAAATCTTTGAAAACTACCATTCCTTTTTTCAAAGAAAACGAATTTGACTACCGCTATCTTGTCCCTGATAGTTTGGGCGAAACAGGCGATTTGATTTTATACTTAATAGTGGTTACTTTTATCATTACCGCCGTTTCGAATGGCGCAAATATTACCGACGGACTCGACGGCTTGGCGGCAGGCACTTCGGCAATTATCGGCGTTACGCTGGGCGTTTTGGCGTATGTATCGGGTAATGTGCTGATAGCGAACTATTTAAACATTATGTACCTCCCCAATACAGGCGAAATTCTGGTTTTTTGTATGGCATTTGTAGGGGCTTGCATTGCTTTTCTTTGGTATAATTCTTTCCCTGCCCAAGTTTTTATGGGCGATACGGGGAGTTTGGCTTTGGGCGGCATTATCGCGACGCTGGCGATTGTGTTGCGCAAGGAGTTAATGATACCTATGATTTGTGGAATTTTTTTGGTAGAAAATTTATCGGTGATGTTGCAGGTGAGTTATTTTAAATACACCAAGAAAAAATATGGCGAGGGCAGACGCATCTTTTTGATGTCGCCTTTGCACCATCATTACCAAAAAAAGGGCTACCATGAGGCTAAAATTGTGGCGCGTTTCTGGATTGTGGGCATCATGCTTGCCATCTTAGCTATCGCAACTTTAAAAATTAGATAA